The following are encoded together in the Leptidea sinapis chromosome 29, ilLepSina1.1, whole genome shotgun sequence genome:
- the LOC126973373 gene encoding ATP synthase subunit e, mitochondrial, with the protein MSDLPYGPPVRVSPLIKFGRWSFLSVGILYGAFHQNRLSKKEAVIREIEAKEKVIRDAKIKEEKARAAEAEMKNLEEMMNQKV; encoded by the exons ATGTCAGACTTACCCTACGGACCCCCAGTACGAGTATCTCCCTTGATCAAG TTCGGTCGCTGGTCATTCTTATCAGTTGGTATTCTATATGGTGCCTTCCATCAGAATAGATTGTCCAAAAAGGAGGCTGTAATTAGGGAAATTGAAGCGAAAGAGAAGGTTATACGGGATGCAAAGATTAAAGAAGAAAAAGCCAGAGCAGCTGAAG ccGAAATGAAGAATCTAGAAGAAATGATGAACCAAAAGGTTTAG